CAATCGGGTAATCGGTGATGAAAGTTGGTTGTATAAGGTTACCTTCAACTGTTTCGCCAAAAATTTCGTCTATAAGTTTACCTCTTCCCATTGAAGGGTCGGTTTTTATATTTAATTTTTTACAAACGTCAAGCAAGGCTTTTTCGTCCATATCCGAAATATCTATATCGGTGTATTTTTTTATAGCTTCGTACATGGTATAGCGTTTCCAAGGTCTTTTGAAGTCAATTTCTCTATCGCCGTACATTATTTTAGTTGTACCGTGCAATTCAAGAGTAATATATTCGACCATTTCTTCAACAAGATTCATCATCCAATGGTAATCTTTGTAAGCCACGTACAGCTCCATTTGGGTAAATTCCGGATTATGAAATCTGCTCATTCCTTCATTTCTGAAATCTTTTGAAAATTCAAACACACCGTCAAATCCACCAACTATCAGCCTTTTTAAATAAAGTTCGTTGGCAATTCTTAGATACAGCGTCATATCCAATGTGTTATGATAAGTCTTAAACGGTCGGGCTGACGCACCGCCATACAAAGGTTGAAGTATAGGAGTTTCAACTTCTAAATATCCTTTATCCAACAAAAAGTTTCTCATAGATTGAACCAACTTTGAACGCTGAATAAAAACTTCTTTAATTTCAGGATTTACAATTAAATCGACGTATCTCTGACGGTATCTTACTTCTGGGTCTTTAAAAGCGTCAAAAACTTCCGAATCGGTTTCTTTTACTATTGGCAATACTTTTAATGACTTACAAAGCAAGGTCAACGAATCAACATGAATTGAAAGTTCGCCCATTTTGGTAATAAAAGCATAACCCGTAACACCGATAATATCGCCGATATCTAACAGTTTTTTGAAAACAGTATTGTACAAGGTTTTATCTTCGGTTTTACAGATTTCGTCTCTTTTAATATAAAGCTGAATTCTGCCGTGACTAT
This portion of the Lentimicrobiaceae bacterium genome encodes:
- the lysS gene encoding lysine--tRNA ligase, with amino-acid sequence MAIELNEQEKIRRESLVELRNLGINPYPSAEYPVNTNTAEIHNNFEKNPEQFKEVCIAGRIMTRRIMGAASFVDIQDSHGRIQLYIKRDEICKTEDKTLYNTVFKKLLDIGDIIGVTGYAFITKMGELSIHVDSLTLLCKSLKVLPIVKETDSEVFDAFKDPEVRYRQRYVDLIVNPEIKEVFIQRSKLVQSMRNFLLDKGYLEVETPILQPLYGGASARPFKTYHNTLDMTLYLRIANELYLKRLIVGGFDGVFEFSKDFRNEGMSRFHNPEFTQMELYVAYKDYHWMMNLVEEMVEYITLELHGTTKIMYGDREIDFKRPWKRYTMYEAIKKYTDIDISDMDEKALLDVCKKLNIKTDPSMGRGKLIDEIFGETVEGNLIQPTFITDYPIEMSPLAKKHEDNPNLVERFEAICNGKELCNAFSELNDPIDQRQRFEHQLELAKRGDEESMVLDEDFLRALEYGMPPTAGLGIGIDRLAMTLTNQQSIQDVLFFPQMRPEKKQSH